A segment of the Pseudodesulfovibrio sp. S3 genome:
GTCCTTTGAGAGCACTTGGCGTTTTGAATCGTGAGGGGATGAAGTCCTTCAATTCCGGCAGAAATGACGATGCACTTTTTCAGCTCATCCAGGCCGAGAGGCTGGCGCGGACCATCGGGTCGCCATTGCATGAGGCCAAGGTGCGCAACAATATCGGGTTGGTCTACCAGGGAGCCGGGAGCCCCATGGAGGCGTTGACCAGTTTCCGTCTGGCCGCGGAACAGGCTGTCAGGGGAGCGGGTGAGGACACGCAACTGCACAAGGTGATTGTTCGCAATCTGGTCAATCTTGAGACAACCCTTCG
Coding sequences within it:
- a CDS encoding tetratricopeptide repeat protein, giving the protein MSPLRALGVLNREGMKSFNSGRNDDALFQLIQAERLARTIGSPLHEAKVRNNIGLVYQGAGSPMEALTSFRLAAEQAVRGAGEDTQLHKVIVRNLVNLETTLRAEAV